A part of Amycolatopsis lurida genomic DNA contains:
- a CDS encoding sodium-translocating pyrophosphatase, translating to MSRQFLAEGELTLSGGGYTIVGVIAVVALAALVIGYVLLKEVLAAGQGTSKMQDIAKAVQEGAAAYLKRQRNTLVIFGGIVFVLLFALPADDWNEKIGRSIFFLVGAGFSFAIGYLGMWLATQANLRVAAASREEGGREKAMRLAFRTGGVVGMITVGLGLFGAAVVVLVYTGQAPKVLEGFGFGAALIAMFMRVGGGIFTKAADVGADLVGKVEQGIPEDDPRNAATIADNVGDNVGDCAGMAADLFESYAVMLVAALILGSTAFGVHGLIFPLIVPAIGVITAVIGVYITKAKAGEGGLVTINRSFYISAGISAVLSTIAAFVYLPGSFSELTSGATNESGNPALIATISVIIGIVLAAVILKLTGYYTGTEHKPVKEVGKSSETGAATVILAGISVGFESAVYTALVISAAVFGAYLLGGGVALFAVALAGTGLLTTVGVIVAMDTFGPISDNAQGIAEMSGDVDEDAAQILTELDAVGNTTKAITKGIAIATAVLAATALFGSYQDAISKALKSIPEAAEASTSAVNFFVNSVVSPNTLVGVIVGAAVVFLFSGLAVNAVSRAAGAVVYEVRRQFRDIPGIMEGTTRPEYGRVVDIVTRDSLRELTTPGLLAVFAPIAVGFGLGTGALAGYLAGAIASGTLMAIFLANSGGAWDNAKKLVEDGSHGGKGSDAHEATIIGDTVGDPFKDTAGPAINPLIKVMNLVSVLIAPAVVQFSIGADANVAVRIGISLVAVAIIVAAIVVSKRRESVLSDNPAQAKA from the coding sequence ATGTCCCGGCAGTTCCTCGCGGAGGGCGAACTCACGCTCTCCGGAGGTGGTTACACCATCGTCGGTGTGATCGCCGTGGTCGCCCTTGCCGCACTGGTCATCGGCTACGTTCTGCTCAAGGAGGTCTTGGCCGCCGGCCAGGGCACCTCCAAGATGCAGGACATCGCGAAGGCAGTGCAGGAAGGCGCGGCTGCCTATCTCAAACGGCAGCGCAACACCCTCGTGATCTTCGGGGGAATCGTGTTCGTGCTGCTCTTCGCTTTGCCGGCCGATGACTGGAACGAGAAGATCGGCAGGTCCATCTTCTTCTTGGTCGGCGCCGGATTCTCCTTCGCGATCGGCTATCTCGGCATGTGGCTGGCGACGCAGGCGAACCTTCGTGTCGCGGCCGCTTCGCGCGAGGAAGGCGGTCGCGAGAAGGCGATGCGCCTGGCCTTCCGCACCGGGGGCGTCGTCGGCATGATCACCGTCGGTCTCGGCCTGTTCGGCGCCGCGGTGGTCGTCCTGGTCTACACCGGACAGGCCCCGAAGGTGTTGGAGGGCTTCGGTTTCGGTGCCGCGCTGATCGCGATGTTCATGCGTGTCGGCGGCGGTATCTTCACGAAGGCCGCCGACGTCGGCGCGGACCTGGTCGGCAAGGTCGAGCAGGGCATCCCCGAGGACGACCCGCGTAACGCGGCCACCATCGCCGACAACGTCGGTGACAACGTGGGCGACTGCGCCGGCATGGCGGCGGACCTCTTCGAGTCGTACGCGGTCATGCTCGTCGCGGCGCTGATCCTGGGTAGCACGGCCTTCGGCGTGCACGGCCTGATCTTCCCGCTCATCGTTCCCGCCATCGGCGTGATCACCGCGGTCATCGGCGTCTACATCACCAAGGCCAAAGCGGGTGAAGGCGGTCTGGTCACGATCAACCGCTCGTTCTACATCTCCGCGGGGATTTCCGCGGTGCTCTCGACGATCGCCGCGTTCGTCTACCTGCCCGGTTCGTTCTCCGAGCTGACCAGTGGTGCCACCAACGAGTCCGGCAACCCGGCGCTGATCGCGACCATTTCGGTGATCATCGGCATCGTGCTCGCGGCGGTCATCCTCAAGCTGACCGGCTACTACACCGGCACCGAGCACAAGCCGGTCAAGGAGGTCGGCAAGTCCTCCGAAACCGGTGCGGCGACGGTGATCCTGGCCGGTATCTCGGTCGGTTTCGAGTCCGCCGTGTACACCGCGCTGGTCATCAGCGCTGCCGTGTTCGGTGCGTACCTGCTCGGTGGCGGCGTCGCGCTGTTCGCCGTGGCGCTGGCCGGTACCGGTCTGCTCACCACGGTCGGCGTCATCGTCGCGATGGACACCTTCGGCCCGATTTCGGACAACGCGCAGGGCATCGCCGAGATGTCGGGTGACGTCGACGAGGACGCGGCGCAGATCCTCACCGAGCTCGACGCGGTCGGCAACACCACCAAGGCCATCACCAAGGGCATCGCGATCGCCACGGCGGTCCTCGCGGCGACGGCGCTGTTCGGGTCCTATCAGGACGCGATCAGCAAGGCGCTGAAGTCGATCCCGGAGGCGGCCGAGGCGAGCACGAGCGCGGTGAACTTCTTCGTGAACTCGGTGGTCAGCCCGAACACCCTGGTCGGTGTGATCGTCGGTGCCGCGGTCGTGTTCCTGTTCTCCGGTCTCGCGGTCAACGCGGTGTCCCGTGCCGCCGGCGCGGTCGTCTACGAAGTGCGCCGCCAGTTCCGTGACATCCCGGGGATCATGGAGGGCACCACCCGTCCCGAGTACGGCCGGGTCGTCGACATCGTCACGCGTGACTCGCTGCGTGAGCTGACCACGCCCGGTCTGCTCGCGGTCTTCGCCCCGATCGCGGTCGGCTTCGGCCTCGGCACCGGCGCGCTCGCCGGTTACCTGGCCGGCGCGATCGCTTCCGGCACCCTGATGGCGATCTTCCTCGCCAACTCCGGTGGTGCCTGGGACAACGCGAAGAAGCTCGTGGAGGACGGAAGCCACGGCGGCAAGGGTTCGGACGCGCACGAGGCCACCATCATCGGTGACACCGTGGGTGACCCGTTCAAGGACACCGCCGGTCCGGCGATCAACCCGCTGATCAAGGTGATGAACCTGGTGTCGGTGCTGATCGCCCCGGCGGTCGTGCAGTTCTCGATCGGCGCGGACGCGAACGTCGCCGTCCGGATCGGGATTTCGTTGGTCGCCGTCGCGATCATCGTCGCCGCGATCGTCGTCTCGAAGCGGCGCGAGTCGGTTCTTTCCGACAACCCCGCGCAAGCGAAGGCGTAA